A genomic region of Mus musculus strain C57BL/6J chromosome 7, GRCm38.p6 C57BL/6J contains the following coding sequences:
- the Vmn1r246 gene encoding vomeronasal 1 receptor Vmn1r106, with translation MSAHGKSLKTTEEVALQLLLLCQFGVGTVANVFLFVHNFSPVLTGSKQRPRQVILGHMAVANALTLFLTIFPNNMMAFAPKTPPNELKCKLESFSLLVARSTNLCSTCVLSIHQFFTLFPVSRGKGKLILRASVQNLASYSFYSCWFFSVLSNIHIPIRVTGPQITDNNTDSKSNLFCSTSGFIVGIVLQFAHDDTFMSIMVWTSVSMVLLLHRHRQRMQHILTPNQNPRGQAESRATHTILMLVFTFVSFYLLNCICIIFHAFSIHSCLFIRLVSEVLAAVFPSICPLLLIFRDPKDPCSVLFKC, from the coding sequence ATGTCTGCTCATGGTAAATCcctgaaaaccactgaggaagtggctcttcagctcctcttgctttgccagtttggggttgggaccgtggccaatgtctttctttttgtccataatttctctccagtcttgactggttctaaacagagACCCAGACAGGTGATTTTAGGCCATatggctgtggccaatgccttgactctattcctcactatatttccaaacaacatgatggcttttgctcccaaaactcctccaaatgaactcaaatgtaaattagaatcTTTCAGTCTCCTGGTGGCAAGAAGCACAAacttgtgttccacctgtgtcctgagtatCCATCAGTTTTTCACTCTTTTTCCTGTTAGTAGAGGTAAAGGTAAACTTATACTCAGAGCAAGTGTCCAAAATTTGGCGAGTTATTCTTTTTATagttgttggtttttcagtgtcttaagtaacatccacattccaattagggtcactggtccacagataacagacaataacactgactctaaaagcaacttgttctgttccacttctggattcattGTAGGCATTGTCTTGCAGTTTGCCCATGATGacacattcatgagcatcatggtctggaccagtgtctccatggtacttctcctccatagacatcgccagcgaatgcagcacatcctcactcccaatcagaaccccagaggccaagctgagtccagagcaacccatactatcctgatgctggtgtttacatttgttagcttttatcttctaaattgtatttgtatcatctttcatGCCTTTTCTATACATTCTTGTCTCTTCATAAGGCTTGTCAGTGAGGTTCTGGCTGCAGTCTTCCCCAGTATCTGCCccttactgttgatcttcagagatcctaaagatccttgttctgtgctcttcAAATGTTGA